In Leptospira saintgironsiae, one genomic interval encodes:
- a CDS encoding DUF1175 family protein, whose amino-acid sequence MRFRIYYLLIFILFECNSYFESVLDPTELRMPADGKSVAVLKILNPLFGAKDHFLWENIDPELLKLLSTEKNEREDVLRVQAGMIPANVTIRTEKGKTVKISLYSRDGDFDQDGFPDSAELRTESDRQAFRDWFVRISLSQYLKENSSWNLKERDCSGLIRFAYKESLKAHTQDWQTRTGILLDKNLPDVREFNYPDIPYIGKNLFRTGEGKFGEFADAESLEKFHTYFVSKELESGLAGDILFFRSDRGVGTNFHSMILIEGESKNPQLLYHTGSDRGIKLIRAKELERSVLFSPEKNNRNFLGVYRFRILE is encoded by the coding sequence GTGCGATTTCGGATTTACTATCTTCTAATATTCATTTTATTTGAATGTAATTCTTATTTTGAATCCGTTCTGGATCCGACTGAACTAAGAATGCCTGCAGACGGTAAATCAGTTGCCGTCTTAAAAATTTTGAATCCACTCTTTGGCGCGAAAGATCATTTCCTATGGGAAAACATAGATCCTGAATTACTCAAACTTCTCTCGACCGAAAAAAACGAAAGAGAAGATGTCTTACGTGTGCAAGCGGGTATGATCCCAGCAAATGTTACGATCCGAACTGAAAAAGGCAAAACAGTTAAGATTTCCCTCTACAGCCGAGATGGGGATTTCGATCAGGATGGGTTTCCTGATTCTGCGGAACTTAGAACTGAATCAGATCGCCAGGCATTTCGAGATTGGTTTGTTAGAATCTCTTTATCACAATATTTAAAAGAAAATTCCTCCTGGAATCTGAAGGAAAGAGATTGCAGCGGATTGATTCGTTTCGCATATAAGGAGTCTCTAAAGGCTCATACTCAGGATTGGCAAACTCGGACCGGGATCTTGTTGGATAAAAATTTGCCGGATGTCCGGGAATTTAATTACCCGGATATACCCTATATTGGTAAAAATTTATTTCGAACTGGTGAGGGTAAATTCGGAGAATTTGCGGACGCAGAAAGTTTGGAAAAGTTCCATACTTATTTTGTTTCAAAAGAGTTAGAGTCTGGACTAGCGGGAGATATTCTCTTTTTCAGATCGGATCGAGGGGTCGGAACAAATTTCCATTCTATGATCTTGATAGAGGGAGAAAGTAAAAATCCCCAGCTTTTATATCATACTGGTTCGGATCGAGGCATCAAATTGATCCGAGCAAAAGAATTGGAAAGAAGTGTGTTGTTTTCCCCAGAAAAGAATAACCGAAATTTTCTTGGGGTATATAGATTTCGGATTTTAGAATAG
- a CDS encoding LIC13255 family lipoprotein produces the protein MKFNSLSFRTACKSLILLIILTIGLSNCSNVDDDFYTFGEAGTKIMVAYAAKDAECGSSRQITSLVPGKQRKKDVDNCVASVAFEKCSFWIQAGDPVPFACKAIEFRLK, from the coding sequence ATGAAATTTAACTCTTTAAGTTTTAGAACTGCCTGTAAAAGCCTAATTCTTCTTATAATCTTAACTATAGGTTTGTCGAATTGTTCCAATGTGGACGACGATTTTTATACTTTCGGAGAAGCAGGAACTAAGATCATGGTGGCTTACGCTGCAAAAGATGCGGAATGCGGATCGAGTAGACAGATAACTTCTTTAGTTCCAGGTAAACAAAGGAAGAAGGATGTGGACAACTGTGTTGCCTCAGTCGCTTTCGAAAAATGTAGTTTTTGGATCCAGGCAGGAGATCCAGTTCCTTTTGCATGTAAGGCGATCGAGTTTAGATTGAAGTGA
- a CDS encoding LEA type 2 family protein: MILVLGTFFLFSSCLGDLRENVKKLQACKFRILETKTERVEILPFPPSPKIVMTSKLEIENPNDSSVKIYKFDLGVITSGTDGKDAELARVISEEETEVPAFSKTVVQLRIETSFEKRENQDKLLLGILVVTNLVAGKDPNLRMKGSVRYKTALGEVDLPLDEKIRLLPPKKPEHEI, encoded by the coding sequence TTGATTTTAGTTTTAGGGACCTTCTTCCTTTTTAGCTCCTGCTTGGGAGACTTAAGAGAGAATGTTAAAAAGCTACAGGCTTGTAAGTTTAGGATCTTGGAAACCAAAACGGAAAGGGTAGAAATTCTACCCTTTCCGCCTTCTCCCAAGATTGTAATGACTTCTAAGCTGGAAATAGAGAACCCGAATGATTCTTCAGTTAAAATTTATAAGTTTGATCTTGGCGTAATCACTTCTGGCACTGATGGAAAAGACGCCGAATTAGCTCGGGTAATTTCAGAAGAAGAAACAGAAGTCCCAGCTTTTTCTAAAACTGTTGTCCAACTCAGAATAGAAACAAGCTTTGAAAAGAGAGAAAACCAGGATAAACTATTACTTGGAATTTTAGTAGTCACAAACCTAGTCGCTGGAAAAGATCCGAATTTGAGAATGAAAGGAAGCGTAAGATACAAAACCGCTTTAGGAGAAGTAGATCTTCCTTTGGATGAAAAAATACGATTATTACCACCTAAGAAGCCGGAGCATGAAATTTAA
- a CDS encoding zinc-binding dehydrogenase: MAKKFELPKSYLAYELKEYSNEPGRAKIVEKELKPLKKGEVLLKVHSGSINPSDLMFMRGLYGIKKKLPVVPGFEGSGLVIASGGGWRANSLVGKPVACVAPNKGDGPYAEYMITDAYSCFTLGKDVSLEQGACLFVNPITAWALLDQVVREKHKAYVQTAAASALGKMLLRLSNKKGIPGIHVVRRKEQVDLLKSLGAEHVLDSSSPNFDRELRVLSNKLNATIMLDAVAGEITGRALAAMPYGSKCVVYGALSEEPISYHAGLGIFQDKKIEGYWLSSWMPQQSPFKIWKITSEIRSLLGKEFQTQIAAKYPLKEADKAIQEYANNMTRGKVLISNGWEL; this comes from the coding sequence ATGGCAAAAAAATTCGAACTACCAAAATCGTATCTCGCATACGAATTGAAAGAATACAGCAACGAGCCTGGAAGAGCTAAGATAGTAGAAAAGGAACTCAAGCCCCTAAAGAAGGGAGAAGTTCTACTTAAGGTTCATTCTGGCTCTATCAATCCATCTGACCTAATGTTCATGAGAGGACTTTACGGAATTAAGAAAAAACTTCCTGTTGTTCCTGGTTTTGAAGGAAGCGGTTTGGTGATTGCAAGCGGCGGAGGTTGGAGAGCAAATTCTCTAGTTGGTAAACCAGTCGCATGTGTTGCTCCAAATAAAGGTGACGGACCTTACGCAGAATACATGATCACAGATGCGTATTCTTGTTTTACGTTAGGAAAAGATGTAAGCTTAGAGCAAGGAGCTTGTTTATTCGTAAATCCTATCACTGCTTGGGCTCTCCTCGACCAAGTTGTTCGAGAGAAACATAAGGCTTATGTTCAAACTGCCGCTGCTTCTGCCTTAGGAAAAATGTTATTAAGACTTTCTAATAAAAAAGGAATTCCCGGCATTCATGTTGTAAGAAGAAAAGAACAAGTTGATCTTCTTAAATCTTTAGGCGCTGAACATGTGCTTGATTCCAGCTCTCCTAATTTTGATAGAGAGCTTAGAGTTCTGTCCAATAAACTGAATGCTACTATTATGTTAGATGCAGTTGCGGGAGAGATTACAGGGAGAGCTTTGGCCGCTATGCCTTACGGAAGTAAATGTGTGGTCTATGGTGCGTTATCAGAGGAGCCTATTTCTTATCATGCAGGACTTGGTATTTTTCAGGACAAAAAGATAGAAGGTTACTGGCTTTCTTCTTGGATGCCTCAGCAAAGTCCTTTTAAAATTTGGAAGATCACTTCGGAGATCCGATCCCTTTTAGGAAAAGAATTCCAAACTCAAATCGCTGCAAAATATCCACTCAAAGAAGCGGATAAGGCGATCCAAGAATATGCAAATAATATGACTAGAGGAAAGGTTCTCATTTCCAATGGATGGGAGCTTTGA
- a CDS encoding (2Fe-2S) ferredoxin domain-containing protein, whose amino-acid sequence MYFDKHVFVCENVRAEGERPSCGPKGSPQLLAYMKKRVQELGLKGKIRIQKSGCLDRCELGPVQVSYPEGLWFSIKTQEDAEAFIQNHILENKPDMIRHLTLKDEE is encoded by the coding sequence ATGTATTTTGATAAGCATGTTTTTGTCTGCGAGAATGTCAGAGCGGAAGGAGAAAGACCATCTTGCGGTCCGAAAGGATCTCCTCAATTGCTCGCTTATATGAAAAAGAGAGTACAAGAACTTGGACTTAAAGGTAAGATCCGAATCCAAAAATCAGGATGTTTAGATCGTTGTGAGTTGGGTCCAGTGCAGGTTTCTTATCCCGAAGGTCTTTGGTTTTCTATCAAAACACAAGAGGACGCGGAAGCATTTATACAAAATCATATACTAGAAAATAAACCGGATATGATCCGGCATCTGACGTTAAAGGACGAAGAGTGA
- a CDS encoding LIC13259/LIC11441 family protein — translation MKRSVILIILSSLLYSLSFCKKEEKPLLEAEKPLFEKVLSENDKTIQFLLTTESVSPDVSGLISSLNSLKEAKGGLESSALEMKNVLEEAKSPDVRISFEAYSKFSEILASTMKVRGLQSGRNRFYCPMVKKTWVFAGMKILNPYAPDMRDCGDLIP, via the coding sequence ATGAAACGTTCCGTAATACTAATTATATTATCCTCACTATTATATTCCCTTTCCTTCTGCAAAAAAGAAGAGAAGCCTCTATTAGAGGCGGAAAAACCACTTTTCGAAAAAGTTTTGTCGGAAAACGATAAGACAATTCAATTTCTCTTAACAACGGAGAGTGTTTCTCCAGACGTAAGTGGATTAATTTCTTCCTTAAATTCTTTGAAAGAAGCAAAAGGTGGCTTGGAATCTTCTGCACTAGAAATGAAAAATGTACTGGAAGAGGCAAAATCTCCGGATGTGAGAATATCCTTTGAGGCCTATTCCAAGTTCAGCGAAATTTTAGCGAGTACAATGAAGGTGCGTGGACTACAATCTGGAAGAAACCGTTTCTATTGTCCAATGGTCAAAAAGACATGGGTGTTTGCCGGTATGAAAATCCTGAATCCATACGCTCCGGATATGCGTGATTGTGGTGATCTTATTCCCTGA
- the purF gene encoding amidophosphoribosyltransferase — MSSIPNTSSLRTLVRDDKPKEECAIFGIFNSPEAANFTYLGLYSMQHRGQESSGIVSSDGEHLYRYAGMGLVANIFTEGKIRELTGSAAIGHNRYSTTGASFLRNAQPLRVESHLGPIALAHNGNLVNSWEVRSQLEKEGSIFQTTIDSEVIVHLMARSGETDLLSALSSALKKVRGAYSLVVLTKNQLIAVRDPNGFRPLVMGRRDDGSIVFASETCAFDITDTTYERDVEPGEMIVVDRTGTRSFYPFPPAKPALCIFEYIYFARPDSNIFGESVYKVRKALGNQLAQELPVEADVVIPVPDSANIAALGYSEASGIPFQSGLIRSHYVGRTFIEPDQKIRDFGAKIKYNVVKNVVDGKRVVIVDDSIMRGTTSRKIIKMIRNAGATEIHLRVSAPPTVSPCYYGIDIPTHNELIAATHTIEEIRKYLRVDSIAYLSVDSMHKAVNDHRGGGFCNACFTSDYPVEFQSDMGNQKSLFKEYEVEERV; from the coding sequence ATGAGTTCGATTCCCAATACGTCCAGTCTACGGACCCTAGTCCGAGATGACAAACCAAAAGAAGAATGTGCGATCTTTGGGATTTTTAATTCTCCCGAAGCGGCCAATTTCACTTACCTCGGCTTGTACTCCATGCAGCATAGAGGCCAAGAATCGAGCGGGATCGTTTCCTCCGACGGAGAACATCTCTACCGCTACGCCGGGATGGGACTCGTAGCCAATATTTTTACCGAAGGCAAGATCCGGGAACTAACCGGAAGCGCGGCCATCGGGCATAATCGTTATTCTACCACAGGTGCGAGCTTCTTACGAAACGCTCAACCTCTCAGAGTTGAGTCTCATTTAGGACCAATCGCTCTGGCTCATAACGGAAACCTGGTAAATTCCTGGGAAGTTCGTTCCCAATTGGAAAAAGAAGGTTCCATCTTCCAAACTACAATCGATTCGGAAGTGATCGTCCACCTAATGGCTCGCTCCGGAGAGACAGATTTGCTTTCTGCACTTTCTTCTGCTCTGAAAAAAGTAAGAGGGGCATATTCTCTTGTAGTCCTTACTAAAAACCAATTGATTGCTGTTCGCGACCCGAACGGTTTCCGTCCTTTGGTTATGGGAAGAAGAGATGACGGATCCATCGTATTCGCATCCGAAACCTGCGCATTCGATATCACTGACACCACTTACGAAAGAGATGTGGAACCTGGTGAAATGATCGTTGTGGATAGAACAGGAACCCGTTCCTTCTATCCTTTCCCTCCTGCAAAACCTGCTCTTTGTATTTTCGAATACATTTATTTCGCGAGACCTGATTCCAATATTTTTGGTGAGTCTGTTTACAAAGTTCGCAAGGCACTTGGAAACCAACTCGCTCAGGAACTTCCGGTCGAAGCTGATGTTGTGATCCCAGTTCCTGACTCTGCAAACATTGCAGCTTTAGGTTATTCAGAAGCTTCCGGAATTCCTTTCCAATCTGGATTGATCCGTTCTCACTATGTTGGTAGGACTTTCATCGAACCGGACCAAAAGATCCGAGATTTTGGTGCTAAGATCAAATACAATGTAGTGAAAAACGTAGTGGATGGAAAACGTGTTGTGATCGTAGACGATTCCATCATGAGAGGAACCACCAGCCGTAAAATCATTAAGATGATCAGAAACGCTGGCGCTACTGAGATCCATTTAAGAGTTTCAGCTCCTCCTACAGTTTCCCCTTGTTATTACGGGATAGACATTCCAACCCATAATGAATTGATCGCTGCTACTCATACGATCGAAGAAATTCGTAAGTATTTGAGAGTGGATTCCATTGCTTATCTTTCAGTGGATTCTATGCATAAGGCAGTGAATGATCATAGGGGCGGTGGTTTCTGCAACGCTTGTTTTACCTCAGATTATCCTGTGGAATTCCAAAGCGATATGGGAAATCAAAAGAGTTTATTCAAGGAATACGAGGTAGAAGAAAGGGTCTAA
- a CDS encoding ribonuclease D — MQIQSDYIVVDNVRSLQLALITLSQSDCLSIDTESSGYYTYYSKVCLIQISSKGKNYIFDPIRLDDLSGLGPLFENPSILKIFHSASDDIKALKRDFGFKFINIADTMFSSRLLDLEQNSLLYLVEHYHKVKLSKKEQKSNWEKRPLEKSQLQYAALDTVYLESIWTKMGEELGKRKLLDEAVSEFAKIAEEEPEPFEGFSINLEKFPNVLELGSDERRALHDTIGFRDEKAKKLNKAPFRVWNNDKVLELVKSRGELNKLIDIIGKKDAENLYQVYKNPSGPPIQKNDLFKRSTEDLAGEDADRFKRLRQWRETVMSIRRMGHNLMPSNKNIAEIAKRNPKSIEELKELGIFSNWKVENYGPSIIAAMQSKPYETTLSGLIPIKKKFD; from the coding sequence ATGCAAATACAATCCGATTATATTGTCGTAGACAACGTCCGAAGCTTACAGTTGGCATTGATAACTCTCTCTCAATCCGATTGCCTCTCTATTGATACGGAATCTAGCGGCTATTACACCTACTATTCCAAAGTTTGTCTCATCCAAATATCCTCTAAGGGTAAAAATTATATCTTTGACCCTATTCGTTTGGACGATCTCTCCGGGTTAGGACCTCTATTTGAGAATCCCAGCATTTTAAAAATATTTCATTCCGCTTCGGACGATATCAAAGCTCTGAAAAGAGACTTCGGTTTCAAGTTTATAAACATCGCAGACACGATGTTTAGCTCTCGTTTATTAGACTTAGAACAGAACTCTTTGTTGTATCTTGTGGAACATTACCACAAGGTCAAACTTTCGAAGAAGGAACAAAAATCCAACTGGGAAAAGCGCCCTCTAGAAAAAAGTCAGCTCCAATACGCGGCTCTGGATACAGTGTATCTAGAATCCATTTGGACTAAAATGGGCGAGGAACTCGGAAAACGTAAATTGTTAGACGAAGCGGTTTCTGAGTTCGCAAAAATTGCAGAAGAAGAGCCAGAGCCTTTCGAAGGATTTTCTATTAATTTGGAAAAATTCCCGAATGTTCTAGAATTGGGTTCTGACGAAAGAAGGGCACTTCACGATACGATAGGCTTCCGAGACGAAAAAGCAAAGAAGTTAAACAAGGCTCCATTCCGAGTCTGGAATAACGACAAGGTTTTGGAATTAGTTAAGTCGCGAGGAGAGTTGAATAAACTCATAGACATCATAGGTAAAAAAGACGCCGAAAATTTATATCAGGTTTATAAAAATCCGAGTGGCCCTCCTATCCAAAAGAATGATCTATTCAAAAGATCTACTGAAGATTTGGCTGGGGAAGATGCAGACAGATTTAAAAGATTAAGGCAGTGGAGAGAAACAGTTATGTCCATTCGCCGGATGGGTCATAACTTGATGCCGTCTAATAAGAATATCGCGGAGATTGCAAAAAGAAATCCTAAGTCTATCGAAGAGTTAAAAGAACTAGGTATCTTTTCTAACTGGAAGGTGGAAAATTATGGACCTTCTATTATAGCAGCAATGCAATCCAAACCTTACGAGACAACCTTGTCAGGTTTGATCCCGATCAAAAAGAAATTTGATTAG
- a CDS encoding NUDIX hydrolase, which yields MRLELDKLKKKLPLLPEGEPNLPEDVAHSSVVMPVFQKDGQDGFLLQKRNPNLASHPGQISFPGGVKDPEDKDLLVTALREWEEEMGAPDKELSVIGNYRGQLTHTGFHITPFLAQYSGDFKFEFNPEEVERIIILELDRLWEAPFYSIKGRRKPDSPLLEVFYFDIEEGLLWGATARIIVDFLREHAGFDRSPILRTPNLSSAPFLDVKKPE from the coding sequence ATTAGATTAGAATTAGATAAACTAAAAAAGAAACTTCCCCTTCTACCAGAAGGAGAACCAAATCTGCCGGAAGATGTTGCACATTCTTCTGTAGTCATGCCTGTGTTCCAAAAGGATGGACAGGACGGTTTCCTTCTTCAAAAAAGAAATCCAAACCTTGCATCTCATCCAGGACAGATTTCTTTTCCAGGTGGAGTAAAAGATCCAGAAGATAAGGACCTTTTAGTTACAGCTCTTAGAGAATGGGAAGAAGAGATGGGAGCTCCTGATAAAGAATTATCCGTAATCGGAAATTACAGAGGCCAACTCACTCATACCGGATTTCATATCACTCCATTCTTGGCTCAATATTCTGGAGATTTTAAATTCGAATTCAATCCAGAAGAAGTAGAAAGAATTATCATACTGGAGCTAGACAGACTTTGGGAGGCTCCTTTTTACAGCATTAAAGGAAGAAGAAAACCTGACTCACCTTTATTAGAAGTATTTTACTTTGATATAGAGGAAGGACTTTTATGGGGAGCCACTGCAAGGATCATTGTGGACTTCTTAAGAGAACATGCAGGCTTTGATCGTTCTCCCATTTTAAGAACTCCTAACCTAAGTTCAGCGCCGTTCTTGGACGTGAAAAAGCCCGAATAG
- a CDS encoding LIMLP_16695 family PerRB-regulated protein has translation MSKIKDLFNSDIRTSYLKESWKEEDWYESLANRPGIEQKIPYFKKGETSSLKVAVLSR, from the coding sequence ATGAGCAAAATTAAGGATCTATTTAATTCAGACATCCGCACTAGTTATCTTAAAGAAAGCTGGAAAGAAGAGGACTGGTATGAGTCTCTCGCCAACAGACCTGGCATTGAACAAAAAATCCCTTACTTTAAGAAAGGTGAAACTTCTTCACTAAAGGTGGCGGTTCTTAGCAGATGA
- a CDS encoding RNA polymerase sigma factor, whose product MKPEEPILCDPEDWANIQKVLTGDFESFEQLVLKYEAMVYSQAKKAFRNEAEAEDFTQDVFLKAFEGLSTFRGKSKFSTWVFSIARNEIIRRYRKEHPEIDAPIDTLSSEKLGDNFSSQESEVLEKETTEKIRSLVDKLPELYRKPISLHYFENMSYKDISENLNLKMNTLKSYIFRGKEILRDWLKKDDEHGKR is encoded by the coding sequence ATGAAACCGGAAGAACCCATCCTATGCGATCCGGAGGATTGGGCCAATATCCAAAAAGTTCTAACCGGAGATTTCGAATCATTCGAACAACTCGTATTAAAATACGAAGCGATGGTTTATTCTCAGGCAAAAAAAGCATTTCGTAATGAAGCAGAAGCTGAGGACTTTACTCAGGATGTTTTCCTAAAAGCATTCGAAGGATTATCCACATTCAGAGGAAAATCCAAATTTTCAACGTGGGTCTTCTCTATTGCAAGAAATGAGATCATACGCAGATACCGAAAAGAGCACCCTGAGATAGACGCTCCTATTGATACGTTGTCGAGCGAGAAGTTGGGAGATAATTTCTCCTCTCAAGAATCCGAAGTATTAGAAAAAGAAACCACTGAAAAGATAAGATCTTTAGTGGATAAGTTACCCGAGCTATATCGGAAACCTATATCGTTACACTACTTCGAAAATATGTCCTATAAAGATATCTCCGAAAATTTAAACTTGAAAATGAATACTTTAAAGAGTTATATTTTTCGAGGGAAAGAAATCTTACGCGATTGGCTGAAAAAAGACGATGAGCACGGAAAAAGATAA
- a CDS encoding response regulator, producing the protein MKNASGTPGQKILVVDDEEDIAELIKFHLEENGYQVDTCQNGLEVLPRIEKNLPDLVVLDLMLPGIGGMDLCKRIKEKYSLPIIMVTAKSGETDAVLGLELGADDYVRKPFSTRELIARVRSVLRRSGEGEDEQDQEGNITVGKIFLNPKAHKVFINNEEIDLTLIEYKILYLFMTNTGVAFTRDKLLDKVWGKDIYVTDRAVDVNIKRLRDKLGEEKERLETIRGIGYRFNEA; encoded by the coding sequence ATGAAAAATGCTTCCGGCACCCCTGGCCAAAAAATTCTCGTAGTAGATGACGAAGAGGATATCGCAGAACTGATCAAATTTCATTTAGAAGAGAACGGATACCAAGTGGACACCTGCCAAAACGGTTTAGAGGTGCTTCCTAGGATCGAAAAAAATCTGCCCGACTTAGTAGTATTAGATCTAATGCTTCCAGGTATTGGTGGAATGGATCTTTGCAAAAGGATCAAAGAAAAATATTCTCTTCCAATCATCATGGTTACCGCTAAATCCGGAGAGACCGACGCGGTCTTAGGACTGGAACTTGGTGCGGACGATTATGTTAGAAAACCTTTCTCCACAAGAGAACTCATCGCAAGAGTTCGTTCTGTATTGAGAAGATCGGGAGAAGGAGAAGATGAGCAAGACCAAGAAGGAAACATCACGGTCGGCAAAATTTTCCTGAATCCGAAAGCACATAAAGTATTTATCAATAATGAAGAAATAGATCTTACATTGATCGAGTATAAAATTCTCTATCTGTTTATGACCAATACAGGCGTTGCGTTTACCAGAGACAAACTTTTAGATAAGGTTTGGGGTAAGGATATTTACGTGACGGATCGAGCTGTAGATGTTAATATTAAAAGACTCCGAGATAAACTAGGAGAAGAGAAGGAGAGGTTGGAAACCATCCGCGGGATTGGTTACAGATTCAATGAGGCGTAG
- a CDS encoding HAMP domain-containing sensor histidine kinase, with translation MRRSLFSKLLLSNWLLLVFLMAVAGIVLFLEDLINPDLKILLFSAYILLAMFGTFYMSFSIARSVTQTLNQIEMKTGEINAGDFGSELSLPEIQELADLAVSINLMSGRLKHQFVDLTIEKEKFDSVLQNLKEGVFSVDLEGSIVFQNRSIPGSLIEPNSGSRKVEDAVKDPRLLDFIKRNLSGKSEPKIELDLSQNFYAIKMYPLRTNGNLLMFIGVIRNITEEKQSYLIREQFVQNASHELKTPITSIKGYTETLLGRLKLLEESHEKRFLDAISRNTDRMVRIVEDMLTITRIENQSAIAQPEEFTLKSLVENLSFTVDGVISPKGQKLVVDMPAPLTISADWVLLEHMLLNLISNASSYSPDDKTITLKIAKVEPDSVNFQVMDQGIGIKDEDKERIFERFFRVDKNRSRKEGGTGLGLSIVKHIVRLHHGSVKVFDNPEGGTIFSVTLPLVYSEISEV, from the coding sequence ATGAGGCGTAGCTTATTTTCTAAACTACTCTTAAGTAACTGGCTTCTACTCGTTTTCCTTATGGCTGTCGCGGGGATAGTCCTCTTTTTAGAGGACTTGATCAACCCTGACCTGAAAATACTTTTATTCTCCGCTTATATCTTATTGGCAATGTTTGGGACTTTTTATATGTCCTTCTCCATTGCCAGAAGTGTAACTCAAACACTCAACCAGATCGAAATGAAAACAGGAGAGATCAACGCAGGAGATTTCGGCTCCGAGTTAAGTCTTCCTGAAATCCAAGAGTTAGCTGATCTTGCAGTTTCAATCAATCTGATGTCAGGACGTTTGAAACACCAATTCGTAGATCTTACCATCGAAAAGGAAAAGTTCGACTCAGTATTACAAAACTTGAAAGAAGGTGTATTCTCAGTAGACCTGGAGGGTTCCATTGTTTTTCAAAACAGAAGTATTCCTGGTTCCTTAATAGAACCTAATTCAGGCTCCAGAAAGGTAGAAGACGCAGTCAAAGATCCAAGGTTACTGGACTTTATTAAAAGGAATCTTTCCGGGAAAAGTGAACCTAAAATAGAATTGGATCTAAGCCAAAATTTTTACGCAATCAAAATGTATCCACTCAGAACGAACGGAAATCTTTTGATGTTCATTGGCGTAATCCGAAACATCACTGAAGAAAAACAATCTTATCTAATAAGAGAACAGTTTGTTCAAAACGCTTCTCATGAATTAAAAACTCCTATCACTTCCATCAAAGGTTATACGGAAACATTACTCGGCCGTTTAAAACTTTTAGAAGAAAGTCATGAAAAAAGATTTTTAGACGCGATCTCTCGAAATACAGACAGAATGGTTCGTATCGTAGAGGATATGCTTACGATCACTAGAATTGAAAACCAATCTGCAATCGCTCAACCTGAAGAATTTACATTAAAGTCTTTGGTAGAAAATCTTTCTTTCACTGTGGATGGAGTTATCTCTCCGAAAGGACAAAAACTCGTAGTGGACATGCCTGCCCCACTAACCATTTCTGCTGACTGGGTTCTCTTGGAGCATATGCTATTAAATTTGATTTCTAATGCTTCTTCTTACTCTCCAGATGATAAAACAATCACGTTGAAGATAGCAAAGGTGGAACCTGACTCAGTGAATTTTCAGGTAATGGACCAAGGGATCGGGATCAAGGACGAGGATAAGGAAAGGATTTTCGAAAGATTCTTCCGAGTAGACAAGAACAGATCCCGAAAAGAAGGCGGAACAGGACTCGGACTTTCTATCGTGAAACATATTGTTAGATTACATCACGGTTCTGTCAAAGTTTTCGATAATCCAGAAGGTGGGACTATCTTCTCCGTAACCCTTCCGTTAGTGTATTCTGAGATCTCAGAAGTTTGA